The following coding sequences lie in one Apium graveolens cultivar Ventura chromosome 1, ASM990537v1, whole genome shotgun sequence genomic window:
- the LOC141676890 gene encoding putative cytosolic oligopeptidase A, whose protein sequence is MEELKQFAKDQGAPEADDLIHWDTTYWSERLRESKYETNEVWNSDVKFYCVKDSSGSPIAYFYFDPYSRPSKKRGGAWMDEVVARSRYFHATVLLLGCLLHIWCAIKCLQLGTSLAS, encoded by the exons ATGGAAGAACTGAAGCAATTCGCAAAAGATCAAGGTGCTCCAGAAGCAGATGATCTGATCCATTGGGACACAACATACTGGAGTGAGAGGCTGCGTGAATCAAAATATGAAACAAATGAG GTGTGGAATAGCGACGTCAAATTTTATTGTGTCAAGGATTCTTCTGGCAGTCCTATTGCGTACTTTTACTTTGATCCATATTCTCGTCCATCCAAAAAGCGTGGAGGAGCTTGGATGGATGAGGTTGTTGCTCGGAGCCGTTACTTTCACGCGACGGTGCTTCTGCTAGGTTGCCTGTTGCACATATGGTGTGCAATCAAATGCCTCCAGTTGGGGACAAGCCTAGCCTCATGA
- the LOC141676755 gene encoding FCS-Like Zinc finger 8-like, translated as MADNGSFSSRDKYRTSSSFILSSPRLFTGFTSKGYTETESVMSPTSILDSKPFPAIKTHFWSDGNSNNPRISKPESRIHLDSLDSKGVGLGLVDALIDETSDQNLFKPESRMVLFGSQLKIQIPPLPPSVLSPNPTPNSDHPVSPGDFGLKSRNSQLGSFSPYSSKKSPFDSMNPGLENSNSPRIFPGYLSADEMELSEDYTCVITHGPNPKTTHIFDDCIIESCCGVVGLSASLKKENGFGTNQTLRYPSESFLSFCYSCKKNLGQGKDIYMYRGEKAFCSNECRYKEIISDEGIETSNDIFGT; from the exons ATGGCAGATAATGGGTCATTTTCATCTAGAGATAAGTACAGAACATCATCCTCATTCATCTTAAGTTCTCCTAGGTTATTTACTGGATTTACCTCAAAGGGTTATACTGAAACAGAATCTGTAATGAGTCCTACTTCAATTCTTGATAGCAAGCCTTTTCCTGCTATAAAAACTCATTTCTGGTCTGATGGGAATAGTAACAACCCAAGAATCTCGAAACCTGAGAGTAGAATTCATTTGGATAGTTTAGATTCCAAAGGGGTTGGTCTTGGCCTAGTTGATGCTCTCATTGATGAAACATCAGACCAAAATTTATTCAAACCCGAAAGCCGGATGGTATTGTTTGGATCACAGTTAAAGATTCAGATTCCTCCCCTGCCTCCTTCAGTTCTTTCCCCTAATCCAACTCCTAATTCTGATCATCCAGTGTCTCCTGGGGATTTTGGTCTAAAATCTAGGAATTCTCAGTTAGGATCCTTTTCTCCGTATTCATCAAAGAAATCCCCTTTTGATTCTATGAATCCCGGCCTTGAAAATTCTAATTCGCCACGGATTTTCCCTGGATATCTCTCTGCTGATGAAATGGAGCTTTCTGAGGACTATACTTGTGTGATCACTCATGGCCCAAACCCAAAGACCACTCATATATTTGATGATTGTATAATTGAGAGCTGTTGTGGAGTTGTTGGATTATCAGCATCACTAAAAAAAGAAAACGGGTTTGGCACTAATCAGACATTGCGCTATCCCTCTGAGAGCTTTCTAAGTTTCTGTTACAGTTGCAAGAAGAATCTTGGGCAAGGGAAAGACATCTATATGTACAG GGGGGAAAAAGCCTTCTGCAGCAACGAATGTCGCTACAAGGAGATAATATCAGATGAAGGCATTGAAACGTCTAATGATATTTTCGGAACCTGA
- the LOC141676745 gene encoding LOW QUALITY PROTEIN: pentatricopeptide repeat-containing protein At1g05600-like (The sequence of the model RefSeq protein was modified relative to this genomic sequence to represent the inferred CDS: deleted 1 base in 1 codon) — MNVIWPRLLTPTHLCQLIRKQKSPVKALQIFNEAKSKFPNYRHNGPVYATMISILGSSGRITDMKKVIDQMKADSCECKDSVLTTAINTYAKAGLLDEAVTLFQNLPKFNCVNWTESFNTLLGIMITESKLESAHRLFLERSSGWEVKSRTRSLTLLINAMCQSGRSDLALHVFLEFNSQCCYPGKETYRILMKGLCADGRLDDATHLLYSMFWRISQKGSCEDVVIYRTLLHAFVESGHIDEAVELLGKILRKGLKAPKRCLKQLHLARFHDCDDKGAKNLIDEALIKGGIPSSDSYNVMAVDLYSEGNTSTGDKVIQEMHDRGFKPSLLIYEAKVAALCRHDRVNEAIEVIEKEMVNDNCIPSIKLYNTVMKGLCDEGRSVMAIQYLKKVFRQVGCVPNKDTYSILVDGLCAEAKYIEAGQILEEMLKSSYTPSEKTYNSLIQGLCSMDRPFEAIMWLEEMVSQGKMPDIAVWKSLVPYVCAEMHSTKVVSCNV, encoded by the exons ATGAATGTGATATGGCCTAGGCTTCTGACTCCGACTCATCTTTGTCAACTCATACGGAAACAGAAGAGTCCAGTAAAAGCTCTGCAGATATTTAATGAAGCAAAATCGAAATTTCCTAATTATCGTCACAATGGTCCTGTCTATGCCACAATGATCAGCATTCTTGGAAGCTCGGGGCGGATAACTGATATGAAAAAAGTAATTGATCAAATGAAAGCAGACTCGTGTGAGTGCAAAGATTCTGTTTTG ACAACTGCAATCAACACGTATGCAAAAGCTGGATTGCTTGATGAAGCCGTTACCCTGTTTCAGAACCTTCCTAAGTTTAATTGTGTGAACTGGACGGAATCTTTTAATACACTTTTGGGAATAATGATAACCGAGTCTAAGCTAGAAAGTGCTCATCGTCTTTTCTTAGAGCGCTCATCTGGTTGGGAAGTAAAATCTCGAACTCGTTCCTTGACCTTGCTTATTAATGCTATGTGTCAGAGTGGTCGTTCCGATCTTGCCTTGCATGTCTTCCTAGAATTTAATAGTCAATGCTGTTATCCTGGCAAAGAAACTTATAGAATTCTAATGAAAGGATTATGTGCTGATGGGAGACTAGACGACGCCACACATCTATTGTACTCGATGTTTTGGCGAATTTCTCAAAAAGGTAGCTGTGAGGATGTTGTGATATATAGAACTCTCTTGCATGCTTTTGTTGAAAGCGGACATATCGATGAAGCTGTTGAGCTTCTTGGTAAGATCTTGAGGAAAGGTCTAAAGGCCCCAAAGCGATGCCTCAAGCAGCTTCATCTTGCCAGATTCCATGATTGCGATGACAAAGGAGCGAAGAATTTAATAGACGAAGCTCTGATAAAAGGTGGAATTCCTAGTTCAGATAGTTATAATGTGATGGCGGTTGATCTCTATTCGGAGGGTAATACTAGTACAGGTGACAAGGTGATTCAAGAGATGCATGATAGAGGTTTCAAACCTTCACTTCTGATTTATGAAGCTAAGGTAGCGGCATTATGTAGGCATGACCGTGTTAATGAAGCAATAGAGGTAATAGAAAAGGAAATGGTGAATGATAATTGCATTCCAAGTATCAAGTTGTACAACACTGTTATGAAAGGCTTGTGTGATGAAGGAAGATCTGTCATGGCTATTCAGTATTTGAAAAAGGTCTTTAGGCAGGTCGGTTGTGTTCCCAACAAGGACACTTACTCCATTTTAGTGGATGGATTGTGTGCTGAGGCAAAATATATTGAAGCGGGTCAAATTTTAGAAGAAATGCTAAAAAGCTCCTACACTCCTAGTGAGAAAACTTATAATTCCCTAATACAGGGTCTTTGCTCAATGGACAGGCCATTTGAAGCGATTATGTGGTTAGAGGAGATGGTTAGCCAGGGAAAAATGCCGGATATTGCTGTGTGGAAGTCACTGGTACCTTATGTATGTGCTGAAATGCACTCCACCAAAGTTGTCTCCTGCAATGTTTGA
- the LOC141715000 gene encoding uncharacterized protein LOC141715000 — protein METELAMCECCGFKEDCTQDYINEVKSEFQGKWLCGLCSEAVKDEVNKQNNISTTHRQNQDHKTVGAKISLEDAINAHMSFCSKFKANPAILVAEGMRQMLRRRSDISSSSSKKYARSTSASQVGNESFLCCNKLV, from the coding sequence ATGGAGACTGAGTTGGCCATGTGTGAGTGTTGTGGATTTAAAGAAGATTGTACTCAAGACTACATTAATGAAGTCAAGTCTGAGTTTCAAGGCAAATGGCTATGTGGATTGTGCTCAGAGGCAGTTAAAGATGAAGTCAACAAACAAAATAACATTAGTACTACTCACCGACAGAACCAGGATCATAAAACAGTCGGGGCTAAAATTAGTCTTGAAGACGCTATAAACGCTCATATGTCATTTTGTAGTAAATTTAAAGCCAATCCTGCTATTCTAGTAGCTGAGGGGATGAGGCAGATGCTCCGTAGAAGGTCCGATATCTCCTCGAGTTCTTCGAAGAAGTATGCCAGATCAACAAGTGCATCACAGGTAGGAAATGAGTCTTTCTTGTGTTGTAACAAGCTGGTGTAA